DNA from Strigops habroptila isolate Jane chromosome 2, bStrHab1.2.pri, whole genome shotgun sequence:
GCTGGACCCCGGCGCCGCCTTCGCCGTCGACacctgggagaggaaggaaggtaCGGAGGGACCGCGGGGGTCAGCCTGGGCCCGGGCACCTCGGGCTCGGGCACCCCGGGgggcggcggccccggcgcaGGGTGACGCTGGCGTTGACAGGCGGCGGCGGCATCAGCTGCGTGCTGCAGGACGGCGAGGTCTTCGAGAAGGCCGGTGTGAACGTGTCCGTCGTGTTCGGGCAGCTGTCGGAGGAGGCAGCGCGGCAGATGCGGAGCAGGGGGAAGTCTCTGAAGGCCAAAGACGGTAAGGTGACTGGGGGGGAGGTGGGACAGGGCACCAGGACACATTCACCCTGGTGTTCCCTTGGGGGTATGCTCAATGCACTCTGGCCTTTGAGCAGAAATGAGGAAGGCTGATCAGCACTCAGTGATTTCAGTTGCATCATAGTGCTTCCTAACCAGTGTGCCTGGGCTCACTTTCATAACCTTGCGAAGCCGGGTGTTGGGGTGCTTCTCGCTCCATCTCCCTCCATCTGCTTTAAACAATGTTCTGTAGACGCAGGTTGCTTCTCAATAACGATGCTGTAGCTTAACAGTGAAAACAGCACAGGAGTTACAAACCAAAGAGGTGGAGGGAAAGAACCACAAAAACCTGAAGGCTAAAGTGGGCCCACAAAGACCTAAAAGCTAAAGAGGATTCAACCCACATTTGCATAGCAGAGGACTGGGGGTGGTGGAAAGCCTTAACAGTGCCTTAAGTTTCAAGTAATCTTAATCTAATGGGTGCTTTACCATAGTGTTGCATTTTAGGACaaataccaaaaaaacctccattTAGTTAGGTGCACAGAGGTGTGTGGATGAGAACTAAATTGCATTAATAATTATGGTGAcccaaaatgagaaattttctTGTAGTGGAACAGTATCTTGGAATCTAAGGAAAAATAGCAATGTTCCTTAAAAGACAATAAATGAAGttatttgaaaaactgaaggatttttttctgtggatcTTTTCTATTTAGGGAAACTGCCTTTCTGCGCCATGGGTGTGAGCTCTGTTATCCATCCCAAGAACCCTCATGTTCCAACCATGCACTTCAACTACAGATACTTTGAAATTGAAGAAGCAGATGGTAAGAATTGTAATCCAGTGAAGTGCTATGAAATGTATGACTCCACATGAAGGAAGCATGACTGCCTGGCTCAGCTAAAAGGTTAAGAACCAGCCCAGGTTTGTTCCCAGCTGTGCAAGAACCTGTTGTGTAGCTCTGGATCTCTTAATCTCTGGGCCTTTGTGAGTTTGTAAGATCAGTGTGAAGCGTGCGTCTGGTAAAGGGGTTTGCGGTTCACTTTTTGCAGAGTACACCAGGGGTTTCACACTTAAGTTAAAATGTAGGAGgttataaatatatgtaaaacatATTCAAAGAAGCAATTCTAGAATTTAGTAGCATAAGGTCTGTAAAGGACTGATAAGCATTCTGGTCAGGATGCATCTTTACCTCCGAAGCTGGGTGGCCGTACTGTCAGAATCTGCATTGTGACTTTTTCCCCTGGGTTTCCGTAACTTTCTGCTGTCAGAAGTGGGACTCCAGGCTAGAATCACACagtatctcaagttggaagggatccaTAAGGATCATggagtccaactccctgctcttCACAgaactacctaaaactaaaccatatgcTAGGTGGTCAGATGCTGAGAGGCCAACTGTACCTTGTGAACGTATATGCTGTCAGAAGCTCAGAGAggttttttcaaattattttgccAGAGCGTTGTGGTCATTTCTAGTCAGTAACTTCCCTGGATTTAATAGCAATGTTCCCTTTCTTTGGCACGCAGCAAAATGTTTCTGGATTCTTGAGTAGGAGTTGTCAGCCCATCTTATGAAATTGATATCTTGTAGTCAGGGTCAGAAGTCCAGAATACCAAATaagtgttttctgctgctttgaaatttgttttctgttttcctgaaggCGCTGGTCATCACATGACCTCAAACTCCAATGTTTCATGACTGAGGATAAGGGACACCACTGaataatgattttgttttgtattgtaAAAGTAGTTGTTAGTTCTTGGTGAACTCATAGCAGCATATTGCTGTTTggaagtttaaaagaaaaatgttgctgcttGCCTCTCTCCTACAGGAACTAAGCAGTGGTGGTTTGGTGGTGGGACTGACCTCACTCCAACTTACTTGAATGAAGAGGATGCCGTTCATTTTCACAAGACGCTGAAAGAAGCCTGTGACAAACATGATCTGAAGCTGTATCCCAAGTATAAGAAATGGTACGTGGGGAGAGATGTgcttgggtttcttttgtgGGAGCAGAAGTTAAGAGTACTCTTAGGAATAGTAGGTTCTGCTGTCTTTTGACAAGTATCAGCAAACCCTAATGAAAACcagcaacatggtctagtgtgaggtgtccctgcccatggcaggggggttggaactagatgatcttaaggtcctttccaaccctaactattctatgattctgtgtataCCAGGACAAACTGTAGTCTAAAACAATCTCTTACTTACAGAGGCTTGAGTTTTTCAAATCAGAGGGCTGACAGCTGGGATCGTAAGTCTatagcaaacaacaaaaattgtTCAGGCTATAGACTGAACTGACTGCACCTGACTGCAAGACTTTGTAAGCCACAGACTTCACTAGGCAATTTACAAATTCCTTTTAGCCTCTGGTGTTGAACTAGGACAAGGCTTTTGTCCTATGGACTTGCACAAACTCTGCTTACAGTGAACTCATGGAAAATGTGCATGACTTTAGTGTGAGCTCTTAGGCCAGCACTGCAGTTCTGAAAATCCCCCCACTCCagtttttctgccttcagtCTGACCTCCatgaccttttattttttgccagGTAGGTAAAGGAGCTTGTCCTTAATGTAGAAGCTTCATCATTTTGATGGagctgtactttttttttttttttccagtgacgTGTTCACTGAGAGTTCAACAGAATGTTCTCTAAAGATGCAAATTTTGAAAGTTCTTCTTGAGCTGAGAGATACAAGTGATAGGATCCCTCACTGTTCAATGGGAGCTTGCTGCTCTCTGTCTGATAATCCTATCTACTGCAAGCTGTGGTATCCAAGAAGGAGGGGTTACCCTTTTGTACGCTACCAGGTCCTGTCTGAGGACAGGAGATAAAAGTGGGTGTTGTAGCTCAAATGGCAACCACTTAGTAGAGAAGCACATTTTACAACTGAAAGACCACAGTCTTGTTCTCTGAGGAGTTTTTGCATGGTAGTTCAGAGTGGTCAGGTTGTTTGCAGTGTAAGCAGGCTATCAATGCCAGCTGCAGGGGGTTGGAGGGAAGGATGCCAGTTCTTAATCTGGGGGCAGCTCAGGAGAGGACTAATTGTGTTCCATggaaaaaggcagttttctcAATCCCAGCATGGGTGTTTCCTTTAAGCAGCAGCTGTGTCCTCACTGCTGGAGCAGTGTGGGTCTTCTCTGAGCTTCTGCTAATTAGCTCCTTTTCCTACCTTTCTCAAATACGTTCAACACGTTGCATTCCTATTCTAGCCTTAAGACTTTTGTCAGCCttgttctcttttaaatttctgactcagccttttttcctaacttttcctgctgccataaaataaaaatgttgatcAGCCCGGTGAATAAAAAACTAGCTTAGGTTATTTGTTGCATCTCCAAGTCTCTCCTGCTATGGCCATGCCATTTATATCACTTGAGAACAGTAACTGTGGATGGATAAACTTGTGGAAAACTAATCTTAAAGGAAGGCAAGATTTCCTTGCTGTTGATGGTTTCTCCTTCCTACCTCCCTTCCATTTCTCTCCCATGTGAATGCTTGGACAGCATGGCTGCCCAAACAAGCAACTGTAAGCAAGACAGGGTGTGGATACAATGAATCAGCTAATTTATAGTAATTGCACACCTACATACTCCTAGTAAATACAAAAGAGATTATTTATCTGCCTATTGTAGGATAAGCTGCACTTACAAACTTGAACATAAGCCATGAAAAGCCACTGCTAGAATGACTCCATCTTCCAAGTTTAACTTGGAAAAGCCTTTTTCCAAGGAAGGCTGCCtcacttttgatttttttccttcagtgatgGTGGCTTTATTATCTGGCCTGAGGTTTCTACATTCTTTTAGTTTTGATACAGAAAATCAATTCTTTTACTAGGATagcaaaaagaataaagagaTTTTCTTCCAAGTTTGAGCTCATCTGAAAGCTGTAGAAATAATTCAGGATTACATATAATTCTGGGAATGAAATCTAAAAAGAGTTCTTAGGGTGAAGGTTTGAAATCAGGTATCCCTCCTCCGTGTAGATAGAGGAGATGGATTGGATCACTCCACAAGGAAGCATCTGCTGTGGTGTTTGATTGTTATGTGTTTAGAGACTGTTTGGTGATCTGGAGCTTTGCAGAGACTGTTTCATCAGAGCTGTTGCTGTAAGCAAGCGCAGGAGTGCTTTCCAGGTGGTGCTGTACCATCCTGGCTCTTGGCAGTCAGTGAAACAGTGGGGCACCTGGCACTGCCGGAACTGACTTCTCGTCAATTATTTCACTAGTGCCATCCTGTGCCACGTGCCTGGTTGTAGTTCTGTTAATTTCTTTGAATATTGTGGACCATATtatcatctgctgctgctgcttctaggTGTGATGACTATTTCTATATCAAGCACCGTGGTGAACGAAGAGGGATTGGAGGCATATTCTTTGATGATGTAGACTCTCCCTCCAAGGAGGAAGTATTCCAGTTTGTGAAGAGTTGTGCCAAAGCTGTTGTGCCTTGTTACGTTCCCATTGTGAAAAGGCACTGCCATGACTCCTTCACACCAGAGGAAAAACTATGGCAACAGCTTCGGAGAGGGCGGTGAGTACTGAAGGAGCAGAAGAATACAGGGAGGGTGGATTATGctggcaaattaaaaaataagctaTTCCTTCATGGTTGTGGGTTTATGTCCTGTTGTGATGTGGGCTAAGTTTGCATGTGTACTCTGAAGTTCACCTGAGAAGTTCAACACTGTTGTGCACGGAACTCATTTGAAATCCAACACTGGATTGCCAAAGAGGGTGCAAAGAAGGTACTATCACACCATCATCTGTATCTCCCACTCTCCCGTGTTGCAGTACAAGCAACCCATACAAAATACCACAGTTTCTCTCCAACTCCTTCAAAAAccaagagaagctgctgctttgtaaccggcgggggggggggtgtgtgtgcttGGTGCCATCTTCTGCTGCCCAGTGATACGGGACTGCCCTGTGACATGAGGAGCAAAGGGTGAAGGAGTCATGCTTCCTATTCAGTAATGAAGCTAAACCCCAGAAAGTCATGAAATAACTGTACCCAAGAGtactttcagctgctttcataCATATTTATTCTATTTGGTCTGGGCATTGAAATGAAGATGCAATGAACTCTTTGTAAAGGAATAAAGATTCAGAggaatttgtttttttctggcatgTTCCAAAGTCACTGTAACTTAAAAGACTTTGGAGGATGCTTATTAATGTGAACAACTGTTAATGCTGCTGAAGTTTAAGTACACTGGTAGATACAGCTGTGCTCTTTCCTCTACGTCCTGTTATTGTCTAAGCATATGGAGGAAGTGTGAGTACCTACGCTTTGTGCAGAACTAGGGAGTCTTTagtttctgctgcttctgcagagaagTCTGTGAGAGTGGTATAGAGAGGGTGTAAGCTTTCCAGTTTAGATTACCGGTCTGCAGTAGTTATTCAGATAAGCATATATGCTTAATTTGGTGGAACTGTTCCCAGGAGTGTTGGATTTTCAGGATCCAGTTTGTGGATGGGATTTAGCAAACCTGCTAAGGTTATGAGGGGGAGTAACTTCTTTAAGCAGAAGAATCTGTTCGCAGATTATTGTGCTAGGTAAAGCtctccatttctgcagcaggaaagaaCAGATAAGAGCTCTCCCTTTCCTGTACCTCTGTTAAGCACTAAGACCTCAGTACTGGTTATTAAAGATAACCCCTGCTGAATTGTCACTGTTCTGTTCCTACACTGGCAGCAGAAAACTATGTATTTTGGCTTGTAGCAGTCCCAGCCAGCACTCTGAAGCTGACTGACTTCTGCTGCTTTACAGATCtcccaagaaaagaaaatgttgttctGACCTTGCTGCTTATGTGTCCTTCTGCATGGAGGACTGCAGAGTGTAGTTCTTCCTGTGGTCATCTGCAATTCCTTTAAGGTTCCTTTTAATGTCTGACACCACTACACAAAAGAGTACTAGCATAACCAAGCTAAACTTGGTGTCAATCTTTCCAGCAGGATTGAGGCCTCGGTGAAGTAAGCTAGTAGAGCACCATGCAGAATGCTCTCCATTGAATAGTTTGGCTGCTCTAGTCTGTTAGCTATGGTCATTACTTCCTGTGCTATGTGGAGCAGCAAAGTCACACCTGCATTCCTATGCAGAGGATTATACAGAACAGCTGGCACCAAAACAGGGTTCATTCTGACACCTCGCACAACAGAAGGTCAGGCTTGTTTTGTCTGATACCTGCTAGTTGAAGAAGGCACAACCAGCTTCTGATAATaaacttgttttgctgttctcttcaCTCCCCATAGGTACGTAGAGTTCAACTTGGTTTATGACAGAGGTACAAAGTTTGGCCTCCTGACACCAGGATCAAGAATTGAAAGCATTCTTATGTCTCTGCCACTGACTGCAAGGTAAGGGTCGTTATGTGGAGTTCTTACTGTTCTTACTAAAATACTTGATA
Protein-coding regions in this window:
- the CPOX gene encoding oxygen-dependent coproporphyrinogen-III oxidase, mitochondrial, whose translation is MAAAVRVLRGAAAGLTAAAGRRALGSAPPGVAVGRGGRGSRRAPLAAAGALGGLGLWLWRRQAAMAASEEDEEEKELRQRFMAPPVSGLRELRRRRRELRSRMELLIMETQAEVCRALAALDPGAAFAVDTWERKEGGGGISCVLQDGEVFEKAGVNVSVVFGQLSEEAARQMRSRGKSLKAKDGKLPFCAMGVSSVIHPKNPHVPTMHFNYRYFEIEEADGTKQWWFGGGTDLTPTYLNEEDAVHFHKTLKEACDKHDLKLYPKYKKWCDDYFYIKHRGERRGIGGIFFDDVDSPSKEEVFQFVKSCAKAVVPCYVPIVKRHCHDSFTPEEKLWQQLRRGRYVEFNLVYDRGTKFGLLTPGSRIESILMSLPLTARWEYMHTPPESSKEAEILEVLRNPKDWVH